The window ATCACAGCTCCAATAGCTCAGGAAAGTACCAAGTTTGCTTACCAGTCAGGTCAACGATCTTAGAACCTTACCAATTCAATTCTTGTATGATAGGTGATCCGCAGAGTATATCTTGAGTGCAGTCGTAACGTAATCGCTCTGTAATGAGCAAGTAAGAAACAGCTATATCCATTCAGAGACACCTTACTGAGTGACGTCAGACTTCAGCTCTCTGTTCACATAATCCAAGTATCCCTGACAAATATGGAAATATAAATTCCTGTTAGCACCCAACACTCTGAAAACTGATTGAGATGAATGCTATTTGTATTGTCTACCTGAAACAACCAAAGAATTAGTTCTCGTTTGATAACCACCATTTCACATGATTGAGATATGCAGAAAGTACATATGGGAGAAAGGATAGATGAAGAAAGTTGGTGGGAGAGAAGAAATAAAGAATAATGAACGAAAATGAAATCTTGAGAGGGAAAACAACTCACAGtagcttttggtttttagttttcattttgtgtACATTTCTTCTACATCTATCATAAATTTCCCCATATCTCAAGCATAAATagtgcaaaaataaaaaactaaaaaaaatggtCATCAAAAGGGTCCCTTACAATATTTATTCAGTTTTATCTAGCACAATCCGACACCTTTCATTGGATTCTATGTAACAGAAGAAAACATACAAAGCTACCTGGAGTATACCAACAGCAGCAAACTTGTCCATAATTGTCTTGGACTGAACTGGAGGCAGATTCAAAGGCTTCAACAGTAGTTCCACATTCTGTTTGCGGTAAAATAAAATCTGAGATTCTAGATCGCTTACAAAATAAGGATACTTGTTGTGTAATTTGTAATAATAGCCTAACTCTTAAGTGTAGGCTGCTCTCTTGCTGGCAAACAAAGTACAAGCAAGATCTTTAACATTTGAAACACAAAAACTGCAAAACCTAACGGATAGTAAATTAACACTAGACACATCCAAGTTAGCAGCAGTGCCCATATGATGAATGAATAGTGTGTCAGAAGCATCATGTCACAAGACTAAATAATTTTCCCACACTATATGCACTAACCTTTGATGTAAATCCCTCGTCCCAATATGTATACTTTAAGCCTTCCAGTTTTCTTGTCTTAGAGAGGTCGTCAATGAAAAGCTTCACTTGGACAGCCTAAACAAAGACGAGCAAatcatgataaaaaaaaaatgagagagtcCCCACATAGACAACTCAAGCTAAGAATACACACATCAGGAGTCCCTTTTTGTCTGTCGAATGGGTATCCAACAATGAAGCCCACCAGAGAAAGCTCAGAAATCTGCATACAGAAACAGAAGGAATTATGAATCTGACTTGGGAACTAACATGGACCAAGGTTTCAAACAGTCTTACATCACTGATGTACTATCATGTATGATTTGTACGCATGCTTGGTTACATGCCTGTTACGCCTAGAAATCTAATGATATTGAATACATGGGTATGACCAGGAGAAACCAAAGTTCCTAAACTCATGAGAAGTTCAGAACCAATCATGAAGAAAAACTAAATGCATATAGATATCTTTGAGGCAGCATCTAATGTTGCATTAGCATGATTTCTAGACTTCACTCTGAAAATTACTTGTGTTTAAAACATATAAGATTACGATAATGTCTTTGGCCACATATTGCTATAGAAATGTGTATAACACGGATACAGAAGAAAGCAATGAGAGGCATTTGGCCAATTATCTGACAAGAACAAAACTATTAACATGTTGCATGAGTCCTATCCCTATCGTATTGTAACCAATGTTTAAAATTTCTTCGATATGGTCGATATTTGCATGGAAATAtccaaaaaattaaagaaagataTGGTAAAGGGGGGGAGGGGGTGATGTCTAAACTTCACCTCTTATCAGAGAAACGCTTAAGTTTAGGCTAAAATTGACATATATAGTCGATATTCTTAAGTTTAGGCTAAAATTGACATATAGTCGATATTGCTGACACATCTGTTAAAATAGCGGAGAAACTCATATTTCGTTCAAACCAAAGTTTGACAACATACCcaaagtttcattttaaatttccaGAATTTAACAGTGCCAGAACATCTGTAACTTCAATTTCCAGAATTTAACTTGTAAATGGCCCTTCAATTAACATAAACAAGTAAATAAAATCAggaaatgaacaaaaaaaaaaaaaaaaaaaaaaactcaccaaACTCTGAAAATCGGCGGCCATCAAACCAATATTTGATTTCTTCCTCAACAGAACACTGCGGAGCATCAAATATTAAGAGACCCAAACTCATATGTGAACCATAATTTGAAGATTTACAGGAGGAAATTATTCCAGTACCTCAAGGGCGACGCAATCTTGTTATGAAGATCCGAAACGGCTACGCCGACGTACTTGTCACCGACGTCCAAACCCAGCAACCGCCCGCGTTCCAGAGTATTGGCCTTGAGCAGATCCTGGAACAAGTTCAGCGGCTTCACGTACCTCATCTAATTCGATGCGAATTTGTCCCAAATATATTTGATGAACTCACTTATGGATTTTGTCCTACACTTACGGCGTCGACTGATTAGCgagggttttcttgtttttttggtttttaaacaAACCATGTTATGAGGAGAGGTTTAGTTAGGGTTTAAAGTTCATTAGGTTCTTACCTGTATAATGATTAATGAATAGTTCTAATTCGTTTTCCACAATAATCTAACTTTAAACTTCTTACGGGAAATTTTAGTTGAACTCATCTAATCTATTTCTACATCCAACCTACTCTTTgtacccatttgatttttaactaaactattaatatctctttaaacccaaatttgatACCTAATACACCCacataaacccaattcaatatgtggatttatttttacacccatttgaTATTTAGAAGCTAAATTTGATGTGTTCAGACCTAAGTTCTTTGCATGGTTTTCCACAAAAGCTGATAATTCAAGTGTCACCTGCATGCTAAAAATCACTTCGAAAAGCGATCTGTATAGTTATGGGGTTGTCCTTATGGAGATCATAACTGAGAAAATGCCGGTGGACCCATCATTCACAGATGGGCAAGTTTGCAAATTTGCAAGATAAAAATCAATGGCTCTCAAGGCCGTTCATGTCTTTGATGTTCCAAACCTCGATCAAGTCACAGAAAATGCTGCTGCATTGGCCATACATTCTCCGTGGTTGGCTCAAGATCTCGGCATTTTCCATCGAATTAATTTCTTGTGATGTTTGTACTCGTGAGGAGCTATATTTAAGTATCGTACTGTTTTGTGTTATTTTCTATGATTATAAATGTTATATTTCCACAGGCTGAATACTGGATGATGAGAGGGCAAAATTATATGCAATGGTGGTCAACAAAGGTTTTTCTGTGAGATTTGCTTTTGCTGCTGCAATTTTTGGCAAATCCTCAGAAGCTCTTTTCTGGCTACAGCTGCCTTGTACTCTTAACCATTTGTTGAATAAGATGGTAAATAAGTCTCCGCAAAAAACCCCTGCTTCAGCATTCGTTCCAGAGATTGATGATGCATCTAAGCTTAATAGGATAACATCAAGGgacctggattgtctgccctctcccATCCCATACCCTTCCCATCCCTTCCTATTTctgtggttacggttaagccacgttcaacattttatattgatttttttttagagaaataataagataaaaagcaatgagaatataaaatgttgacgtggcttaaccgtgaccacagaaataggaggggatggaaaGGGTATGGAatggggagggcagacaattcaGGTCCAACATCAAAAGGAAAGTCAGTTTCTGGAACAGAAAATAAAGTTGCAATGGTAAGTTGCATTTCAAGATAATATTTTTCCCAAATTTTGTGTACAAGATTTAAGCTAGGTTGCTGCGTTACTCacatttctccttatcttgtgCTCTTCAATTCTAAACTATTGTGTGATATTTCCTTTATATAAGCTTTTGTAACATCTTTATGAGAGCTATTAGGATTTTAGCCGGAATGAACGTAGGATAAACAAAGAATGATGGTAAGATTTAATTATAAtgtttgggtttattgataaatttgagttttattactaatttcattttgtacttaatagtaattatgcaatacgATAAAGTagataattaacatttaaaattttaagttgggtgtaaaaagaggttgaatgagtttaaataaaattttcctaaaATAAATGAATAGGAATACAACCAGCCTCATACAGATTACTGTTTAATCCTAATTGttgaatttgtttaatttattcaacCCAATAGCCATAGACAAACAGGAAAACATGAGATGCTAAAAAACgtgtgaaaatcacttcccTTCGAGTAACAGAGGGGCTGCTTTACTCCATACGACTGAAAGTTGCATTTATAACTTCAGAAACATTTCCAGGGCGGAAAAAACACAAAGGGGAAAACTCATCATATAGCTcaagaaattaaaatttaggACCATCTACGTGAGCTGAAATCATGGTAAtcaattgaataaattaaatgatggcctacaaacaattttctttttaacgTTTCACCCTTGCAAATGAGAAAACAGAGAGAGACTATCAAGCTTGGCACGTCGTTTAGCCGCCCTTCTGAAAGGTTTCCGATTTCGCCACCATAAACGTTCTATCCCGCTAGAACACCTATAAACATTGTTGGGGTTCTTTTGTGCTAGACCGGACTCCGCCTTCTTTGGGTTCGTCCTGCACTTTGCATGCGTAGGAGAGGGCGTTTTGGGCTCTACAGATTTCGCATCAGTACATCTGTCGAAGCATGCATTTTGGGAGAACCAGTTATTGGACACGCATGGTATAGGATACAATAAATTTGGAGGAGACCAGACTGACCTCTCTTGATCCACCGCGGGTTCACAAGACAACTCTTCTCCTAGAGGCTGACATGCAGGGCATATGTAAACCTTTGGTGTGGAACGTAATTTAATGCAATCAAAGTGATACCACTCATTACATTGGTCACACGCAATCATTGCTCGTTGATCATACGGCTTTCGGCAAATGCAATAAAGCATACTCCGAGCTTTCAACAACTGAAACAAGTAAGCATTTTTTCATAGGGGGTCAGAGATCAGCACAGTTTATTAACAAAAGGCCACAGCACATAATTAAGATGAAAGCCTCCTCTGTACCTTAAGTTCCTTCTCTAGACGAACAGGCAAATTTTCACCCTCCGAAACAAGTTCAAAAACTTTATCCAAGGGGAGAGCCCCAGAATCGGCAGCAACCTGTGCACAAAAGGCAAAtaagagaggagaggagagagaaaaagagaagataggagaaagagagaggacaGAAAAGTGCTCCTAACCTTCTTAGCAGTATCTGCCCACTGCAAACCAATAATCCTCACTTCTGTAAGTTTCTGCCAATAATAATCCGAAGGCGGAATGTTCAAGGCAGCTCCCTAAGCATTGAAGAAAAGACAAATAAATGCATGAATATTAACTACAGAAAAAATATACGATATTCTTTCCTGCTAAATTGCTATTCTTGATAAAGGTTTGCTATTTTGGACAATCAAGAGTAACCTCACACcagaacatttgtttttgccttaAAAGTTGAAGTTCAATGTATTAAAtgctttttctttcatttctttagtttctAAAAGCAAAAAAACTGTAGCCCCCATTTCTCGGTATCCAGTACTCGTGCACAAGCAAAGAAATTTCTCGATCTAATAAACAACTGTTGGAAAATGTTTTCCATGCCACCGTTTGGTCAAAAAAAAACCACAGAGGACTGAGAAATTGTTGCACGAGAAATCCATCTTAAGAACATAGAACGCGCTTCAAATTCATTTAATATCAGCAGGACATACCTCTTTTAACTGCTGCTGAACCTGTTGGATTGTGGGCTTTTGTGAACCCTCCAATAACCTATTGACTCTGACTTTCCATGAGTATCTTGATAAAGCCAACATAAGGTTGATATCACCTTCATGATCATGCACACCCTGCATTTCTCTGGCCTGTAtaacaaaaacaatttcaaTCACGAAGATGTACCAAGCCTATATCAAGGTCGTTCCCATCAACAGAATATACCAAGATTGGTTAttctccatttttcttttcaatttctggaAGACTAGTTTTCTAACAACATAACTAGCAAATTCCAACCCAAAGGCATTTATACTAGATGACAAAGCCAATGGGTCCatcatatttaaaataaaataaaatagttcaACACTACAGCAAAACACTCCTTAAGATACCTTTAAAGCTGTTGTTAGTTTTTCAACGAGCACACTGAGATCCTTATCAGAATAAGCTAATGCAAAATCCACTAATTCTGTCAAGCGAGATTTGCATGCTAGAGCTTGCTTCAAAACTTCTTTCAGTACATCTCTTTCTTTAATACTGTAAATCCAAAACAATGTTAATAATTTCAATAACTTTAAGAACAAAGCATGAATAAACAAGTAACTTAAAAGAGTGCACTTCATTACCAAACACAGAAGTCTTCTTCACCAGATAAATGTTCAATAATTTTTTGAAGTTCTGGACGCATCCCACCAAGTTTCTATACCATATAAATAGGATATTAAAATAGATATCAAACATACAGCCTTCCTTACAGAATATACTAGACAAATTAAATACATACCAGAGTACTGAGCCCACTTCGAGAAGAAGTTCCAGATACCAGATATCGGCAACATGGGCATTCATATTCTGCATGTTTTCCACCTACCATGGAAGACCCTAGACACCGCAAATGGTAGCTGTTCAAGAAGATATCAAGTTATAACCTATAACAGAGGGGAAGATTTACAGGAATTGTGTTTCTTGCTTGAAATTCTTCATAGTAAAAACAAGTGATTGAAGTGCAAAAATAAGATTGAAATAGCAACCTAATGTGAAACAATTAAGTACTAATAATAACATGTAAGGGTGAAGAACCTGCAAAACTTTACAATAGCAATAAATAACTTACCAGTCCTTGCATGAAGAACAAGTGAGAAATTCCTGATCCAGAGAACCACTGGAGCAGCAAGCAAAAGAACTACTCTCTTTCAAGCCATGTGGTTTCTCATATATGTGTATACATCTCTTTAGAGTCTGTCCTATCTGTGAATCAATAACAACGATTTAAGTCCCCCCGGAAAACATTACAATTAGATGTAATAAATTACAGTTTTAGCTGAAAACCTTTTCTAAACCGCCAAGCAATGAATtatcatctccaactactatccTGAAAATATCCATGCACTGTTGTTTCCAACTCTCAACCCTTTCAACTTCAGATACAATCAAATCTAGTTCTGTGCAACTGAAAGCAGCAGAAACTCCAAGTTCCTGAGtgcaattgaatcatattaggCATGTTTTCAGGAATTTAAGTACATAATCGAATGTAATTTAACAATCAATATAATTGACAAGAGAAAGCAGgcaaaaattatacaacattgaCCAAGCCAAAGTGTTGTACTCTTCAACAATCATAGAAGTCATCAGTTATAATCAAACATCACCTATGCTGATCCATTAACATTATAAATACAAGTGAAGACATTTATTTAAAGGTGAACTGCTAGAGAACGAAGATGAACTTTGTCATTTCGAAAGCACTAAAGCATGTATAAGTGCACAAACTGACTTCATACCTTTAGCTGTAATGTTAGAGACCAAGATCGTTCTCCTGGCCTTAGGCTGAAAAGTTGATGCACTTGCTCAAGCCAGGACCTACAATACATTTACAATTACTTATTATAAATCATACTGGTAATGCAAGAGAGGTCAATACAAATTGAAAATTGTGTAATTTTTAATCCCTGCAttgaaaacccagaaaccaaaagttttttgtttgtttgttgttaTCCAGTTTGTTGCATGCTTAGGCCCAAATGGTTTTCCTTTGCCTCAAGATCAAAAGGGAAAAGGTACAATAAATCAGACCACCCAAAGAGATCATAAAATGATATTAGCAGAAAACAAGCCACTGGATCATGCAGCATCCCCGAAGTTCTAGTATACAAGGTTTAAGGACCAATTCATTCCAAaagttctttccttcaacttgATAACTAAACATCAAAACATTGCTTAATACAATAAAATCATGACAGAACTTTTATTTCTACCTAGTAGAAGCAGAACCAACATAATATTACCaaataatatgtaaacaaatttGGAAAtaagtacttttttttttctaaagaaATAATTTTGCAGTGACAATAGTATTTGAAAAACACTTTTCTCAAACACTCAGATTATTAGCCTCATTTTCATATTCTGCAACAGCCTGGACTTGTAGCATCCATACCAAGTCCTTGAAGCTTTTTCAATTTCCTCCCACAAATATATCAAGTGATGCACTTCAGTTTAAAATGTGAAAGTAAAACAATGGACAGGTCAAAAGACACTGCAAGCTCACATGTGTTTCTGAATAGCACATTCAAGTTGACCAACCATCAATGGGAAGGAGACACTGATACTCTGCAAAAGAAGATGATACAGTTTAGTATGGCAAGTATAAAAATATCCATGTATAGAATTGATTTGAAATATTACCAGAAAATAAAAACACCTGAGATTTAGAAAGAACTTCTTCAGCTTCACTTAAAGTGCATCTTTTAGAATTGCATGATGCAGAAATAACCTTTGTAGCATGCTCAAGCCATTTCAGCCCTTCAACCAACGAGCCCCACAATGCACTAGGGGCAAATGTACCACATAAATTTTCTGCAGCACTCGCCAAATTTTCAACATCCTACAACAGAAATGATAAGTCTCCGTAAGATTGCCAATCAGAAAGGCATTGTATAGAAAGTAAAAAGAATCATAGTGTTAAAACAAGGCACATGAAAACCAAGCAAGACCAAGATAGCATCCTCGTCATTCCACCACTAGCACCAAGGTAGCTTAACAATCACAGGGAAACTTTTTTAAGTTGGTCTATGTAATACTGATTTACACTTGCTTAGCAACTTGAGCCTTGCGTTCATTTTGATTGTGGTGGGTTGAGACTTGGGATTGTCATTTCATTTAGGGCCAATATTTACTCTTCCTAATTCCTTTTCTCTTTCTCAGCTCTCTAGTCTATGTCCTCGCCATCTCTCCCTTCTCTTTGATTGAAAAAAATGAACAataaaagacaaaaaacaaaaaaacaaaacttctGTAAAAAACATGCTTCTAGTTGTACGGAAAACTAGGAGTCCTGGATGCGATGGACAAACAGTGATACACTTTTTATGATGTGTCGGACAAACATTGATACATTCCTTGTGCTGTGCCTTGGTCCATCATATTTCTCTATCATGTATATATTGCATTAATTGGTACAAGAGCTGGTCGCTACTCCACCACTAAATGCATTTTATCATCCTAATGAAATAAGTAGAGGAGATGCTCTACACCTGCAAACATTTTCAGATTAAGAACTATAAATTTCAAGCACTTCAAAGATTTAGCAATTGTCCTTTCAACTTGAAGGCGAAATGTTAGTACTAGGAAGCATGGAGGATCAAGTCATGGGAATATTAACGATTCTAGTGATATCTCTGTTGAGAATATCGCgtttaagaatgggaaaaacagaacaaactccggaaatcgaaaaacaaataaccaagattaataacaccaagaatttacgtGGTTCAGCAATATGTGCCTACGTCCACGGGATAGCAACAACAATCAATGAgtacaaccaataatcttgccaaatctctagaactaggacttgacgaaaaacctgaaaaaacaagaacaagaacaagaaatacactatctcttttcttttctcatgcacacactttacaatattctctcactctaatcccttgagtggtatacaatttattgttttgctcccttCCTTCAAAACTAGTACCATAGCccctttatatagacataataaaggtcttcttcaataaggattattaatcctaattggaatctagttatgaatcctactccaattgagaaactaactccaattgggaaaacaactccaattgggaaaacaatttaatcctctaagACTATAATTCCTTATAGACTTAGAACAACTTATCATGGGCTGGAAAAACCTAACAAACTCTACCAGTAGTCATAACTGGATTTAGTTGGAAATGCAAGGGGAAAACGGATATACTACCACAACTAAAACTTAAGCATCATGTTGTACGATCACTATTGCAAACTCATACGAAGTTGAGCACAACCGCAACACAAAATTTGATTACTATAGGAGTATGAAGTATCACCTCAAGGGGAGGAACTCCAATGCTGAAAGAAAGAGCCTTCTTACACCATTGCAGCACAGAACAAGCCTCCTTAAGTTTCACAAGCTCGCCAAAGTCAAAGGAAAGAGATAAACCAGTGCTTCCCATGGATTTGATTCTTGCAATTAGATGTTCAATCTTAGAAAGAAGACCATCTCTTGTTCCATCATCAACGATCCTCATATCAAATAGGCACCTTGTATCTTGCAGTAGACAGCAAGCGCCATTCTCCCATTCCTTACAGTTCATCAAAACAGTCTCAAGCATCCTTATTTCTTTCAAAGAAACCTTCAGAGGCTTTGACTCAGAAACTAATTCCTGCAACATTAAACCATATTGTCATCCAGGTCTTTCAATCTTTAGCAAAGAAAACAAACAGGAGACATTTGAGAACCTTCAAGGTGTCGACATTCAGCAAAGAACTTGAAACAGATACCACAGGAGAAGTCATTAAAAATGGCTTTGACTTCCTCAACCAGATCTTAGCCTTTGATAGTGCATCCTTGACATCATGGAGAGAAGATAAATGCACATGTATGTCTTCCGAACTCCTAAAACATTCAAATCAATTATTAGAACCAGCAAAGGAACTTATCCACGAACACCCATATggttaaaaaaatgtaaagcaTGTTGAAGACCTGATAACATCCTCAAAGTCAGATATCTGAGCCTTGTGTGCAAGGATATATTTCGCTCTTTCCTCCCACAGCATGGCAACAGCTAACACTTCAGACATATCAACAAATAACTTCTCCCCCTCAACATGTAACCTGAAAGAGAAACACCAATTGACCAAGGGTGAATGCAAATATAATCCAGAGTCTTCAGTTCACACTTGTAACAGGCATCAAGGTTAAGGAACATACATTCTTGCCTCCATCATCACTTCTTGAATGAAGTCCAGAGACAATTTAGTATCTCGCATCTGCATATATTCCAAGTAAATTATATGCATTTGGGTGTCCAATTAGGAttcaaacacaaaaaacaagTGAAACAACATAGGAGCAGGCCAGAAGAAGGGGGAGGGATGGATACCCAGTGGGTCAGCTTAGGCCCACTTAACTTCTTGTGTACACACTGCAATTTTGCAACATGGCATGCACAAACTCACATAGACACAAATCCAATGGGCCAGCTAATCCCATTGGGTACCCACAACCATCTATAGAGGGaggaagggaaggagaagaattaCATACTAATAGTAACTTACCCTCAGCGCCTTTTCCCTGCACTGAGCCTTCTTCAACTCAAACTCTACGATAGACAACTGATCAACTGATAAAAAACACCAGACCCAATGTTAGCAACAGGAGAGACCTATTTCCATTATATGAGTACTGAAAAAGTCAACATATTCCAGAACCTTTAATTTTCAAAGATGCTCCATCTGTTAATATGAGCATTAACTCATTAACTACATTAGTTTGATCCTCCCTTTTGTGAATGTTCACAAGAACAGCATTAAGACGAGAAATCCAAGAAACTGTATCAATGTGGTACTGCTTCAGAAGCTTCAGCTCTGGTGTGTTTACAGTAAAACCATCCAATTGTTTCAGAAGCGCCTCAACATCCTACAGAAGCCATGTATTCATAAGTACAAGTACTTTAAATCATGCAAATCATTTGGGTAGCCTATTAACCATATGACTAACCTCAAGGCTAATAGGACCTTTCAAAATTTCACCACATCGAGCACGCCATGATTCAGCCGTCCTTAATAGATCTGAAAGCCTATCCATGTCTGGGAGTTCAACTTGGAGCTCTGAAATCTGTTTATTAGATTCAAGTTTAAGATCCCAACCACCAAAAACAAATTGTTAAGTCACAACTCACAACCTAAAAGATttaaacaaaacacaaagttTGGCAACAGAACAGCATGCCAGCCATTATTACCTCTGATTTCAAATTGTAAACAACATCAATCCCAATTGCTGCAGTACGTGTCTCTGAGATACATTTTCTTATGCCTTCCATCAAGACCTGCCCCGATAATGAAGCCAGATTATAAACATTAACTTGCCATATACCAAGAATACGTTATAGCTAGAATTATTGTTAACTCAGGTTTTAGTAGAATTTGAATCCAAATAAAGTAAACTACCTCTGCAGatgaaattttttgtagtaAATTTTCACTTTCTTTCACATAGACTGGAAGCTCACAGGCTCTAGAATACAACAATTTCAACTCCGATATCTGGAGGGACAATTGTAAACAAATGTTAATCATTATGAATGAAGTCAAATGAGATCACACTAATTGATAGTGctatttgtagacatcgaaaagAGACAATGCCTATTTTCTTCATGTACATGCGTGACCAGAGAAAAGGTGAATTTCTTGAGCTTTGCTCTGGCCCTGGCCTTTTTCTTCACATTAGTATCTTAAGAACACTGTTAGATAAACTCATGAGAAAATAGACTtaagagaaatagagaaaaacctttAGGCATGATGACATAGCAGATTCAATTTCCTGTATCAACATTTTTGCCTTTTCTGCATAGCCCTGTATCACATAATCACACACCTGGTAAGATTCTTAGTTGGCAAGCCAAGGATAAGCACAAACTAACAATTACAACCACTCAGAAAACTGTAACCTTCAAATTATGATGCCCAGTCTCGTAACAGGGCACCGCATCAAAACTCAGCAACTCATTGATATAATCCAAGTGAACTTTCTCGATATTGTTTCCATGATGAGATGACCAAGTTTCAAGTTTAGATAGACAATCTCTTACACCTTCAGCCCATTTCTGAAATCTGATCAAATTCTTGGTTGTTTCCCGCACCTATATTTCAATGTGAAAGTAGATGAGCATAATGTCTGTTAGGTAAAATTTCAGAACGTAGCAGAAGATAAAAAGCAGTTAAAACTCACAGGATTCATCTCTGAGCCAGCCCAAAGAAACTGTTCAGCTTCTTTTAATAAAGACACATACTCATCTCTTGAAAATGGATTCTGAGAAATCTTGCATGAGCGCAAAAGCCATTGTTCTGCAAGTTGAGCAAAAGTGGCATGGCCCCCTTTGACCTACACGCATTGCATGGCCTCAGAAGCACTCTAAAAAAATCCACATGCTAATACATCACATAGTAGGCACCACATTTGTTGAGTAAGTCGGTTAATGTTAAAAATCACGCAGGACATTCTTAGAAAGAAATATAGATTAACATTAAAAACCCAATCCAAAGCATGATGATAGTCAGCCTAACATTATCAGTCAAGATAAAAAAATCCAACCTTTTTTGTCAAAGCCGTTGGTTCATCAGTGCATGAGATATGCCTTCTTATAGTCCTACTTTGTGTTGTCTcctcaaaaccatgtttatccATTTCGAGGACCAATTCATGCAACTCTGCCAGAGAATGACGATATAAAAGACGGAGTCTTCTGGATTTGCATTCGCAAAGGTGTTCCCAATGCTGCACAAAAGGCAAAGTATTTTTGTGAGAATAAAGCAAATG is drawn from Malus domestica chromosome 14, GDT2T_hap1 and contains these coding sequences:
- the LOC103454748 gene encoding lysine-specific demethylase JMJ17 isoform X1, translated to MGKGKPRAVEKGVVGQNLSVTASGSLNIPSAPVYYPSEDEFRDPLEYIYKIRPEAEAYGICRIVPPKCWKPPFALDLDLFTFPTKTQAIHQLQVRPASCDSKTFELEYSRFWEDHCGKKLRKRVVFEGEELDLCKLFNAVKRYGGYDKVVKGKKWAEVARFVTPLIKISECSKHVLCQLYRDHLFDYEKYYNKLNKEGARRCKRVMPVEKSGQSFECSSSKRRRVNNGGEKVKVGKVEKEDEEHDQICEQCRSGLHGEVMLLCDRCNKGWHIYCLSPPLKQVPPGNWYCLDCLNSDKDSFGFVPGKQFSLEVFRRMANRSKRKWFGAGSASRVQIEKKFWEIVEGSVGEVEVKYGSDLDTSIYGSGFPRVNDQKPESAEAKIWDEYCSSPWNLNNLPKLKGSVLQAVHHNIAGVMVPWLYVGMLFSSFCWHFEDHCFYSMNYHHWGEPKCWYSVPGSEASAFEKVMRNSLPDLFDAQPDLLFQLVTMLNPSVLQENGVPVYSVLQEPGNFVITFPRSYHGGFNLGLNCAEAVNFAPADWLPHGGFGAGLYQLYHKTAVLSHEELVCVLAKKSDCDSRVSTYLKKELTRIYNKEKTWRERLWRKGIIRSSLMSSRTCPEYVGTEEDPTCIICQQYLFLSAVVCRCRPSAFVCLEHWEHLCECKSRRLRLLYRHSLAELHELVLEMDKHGFEETTQSRTIRRHISCTDEPTALTKKVKGGHATFAQLAEQWLLRSCKISQNPFSRDEYVSLLKEAEQFLWAGSEMNPVRETTKNLIRFQKWAEGVRDCLSKLETWSSHHGNNIEKVHLDYINELLSFDAVPCYETGHHNLKGYAEKAKMLIQEIESAMSSCLKISELKLLYSRACELPVYVKESENLLQKISSAEVLMEGIRKCISETRTAAIGIDVVYNLKSEISELQVELPDMDRLSDLLRTAESWRARCGEILKGPISLEDVEALLKQLDGFTVNTPELKLLKQYHIDTVSWISRLNAVLVNIHKREDQTNVVNELMLILTDGASLKIKVDQLSIVEFELKKAQCREKALRMRDTKLSLDFIQEVMMEARMLHVEGEKLFVDMSEVLAVAMLWEERAKYILAHKAQISDFEDVIRSSEDIHVHLSSLHDVKDALSKAKIWLRKSKPFLMTSPVVSVSSSLLNVDTLKELVSESKPLKVSLKEIRMLETVLMNCKEWENGACCLLQDTRCLFDMRIVDDGTRDGLLSKIEHLIARIKSMGSTGLSLSFDFGELVKLKEACSVLQWCKKALSFSIGVPPLEDVENLASAAENLCGTFAPSALWGSLVEGLKWLEHATKVISASCNSKRCTLSEAEEVLSKSQSISVSFPLMVGQLECAIQKHMSWLEQVHQLFSLRPGERSWSLTLQLKELGVSAAFSCTELDLIVSEVERVESWKQQCMDIFRIVVGDDNSLLGGLEKIGQTLKRCIHIYEKPHGLKESSSFACCSSGSLDQEFLTCSSCKDCYHLRCLGSSMVGGKHAEYECPCCRYLVSGTSSRSGLSTLKLGGMRPELQKIIEHLSGEEDFCVCIKERDVLKEVLKQALACKSRLTELVDFALAYSDKDLSVLVEKLTTALKAREMQGVHDHEGDINLMLALSRYSWKVRVNRLLEGSQKPTIQQVQQQLKEGAALNIPPSDYYWQKLTEVRIIGLQWADTAKKVAADSGALPLDKVFELVSEGENLPVRLEKELKLLKARSMLYCICRKPYDQRAMIACDQCNEWYHFDCIKLRSTPKVYICPACQPLGEELSCEPAVDQERCTDAKSVEPKTPSPTHAKCRTNPKKAESGLAQKNPNNVYRCSSGIERLWWRNRKPFRRAAKRRAKLDSLSLFSHLQG